The following proteins are encoded in a genomic region of Ostrea edulis chromosome 7, xbOstEdul1.1, whole genome shotgun sequence:
- the LOC125654841 gene encoding SLIT-ROBO Rho GTPase-activating protein 1-like isoform X9, producing MASLGTLPMDNRQLYLSRQTSLRRSKRKSSGFGGNVRSQLNEQLKCLESRLEVQVAMVTELQDFFRRLSEVETEYAKNLEKLVKNTKLRHRQEKQKREHWSLFSTFTTWQQVLDITKKESRDHQTLSDIYGNQMVQRFNSIIDNSQRIHRSCHEIGMECHEDIMKTLTELQNAMKTYHTYQTESKQAESKLRTVECQKNKLEQQLAGKNISSNKKLKSWIRQTEKKQNKYSENKLKALKSRNDYLLCIESANAGVSKYFADDISDLIDCMDFGYHNSVRCTMMMYQSCHKNISKTHQNAIEVIQKCVGDLDAQSDKQRFIELYNAAFMLPKKFDFQPCKGDEVQQISAQKPVQDDILQRYKAIGDRLVQLRLDNDETWKTMEATEKSLNDMITGRNYDVSSFFLEENPPPKSPHEAAKQRSEWLEMEGFYIHKFRKYTQSCNQISRLQGKYSVIQRALGDNISTSGPPSLPPKPKKRRIGRSQLVGQPKLFGGSLEEYCDATGQEIPLVIKSCVRAINLYGMHHQGIFRVSGAQVEINEFRVEFEKGEDPLIDMDPSDINSVAGVLKLYFRELREPLFPLPLFDELISGSNDGQRVEKIKDLLSPLPRCVLVVMRYLFAFLNHLSEYSDENMMDPYNLAICFGPTLLPIPSDRDQVSYQGNVHEVIKTIIIHHEDIFTFEGGEVYEKCIVDDPDRESYNDITDIEVDPSSVTSDDEDDDDAQIFEAVALYDFEGRTERELSFKKHDTLLVYHRVSSDWWEGLYQGKEGLIPDRYINLKHPPEEKRSQPDEDGVSRSSTLSKASASKLPTILTEPDQPEKPPPQTTTNDSNPEKPSPHMTPSGTPRSSMADTDSTSVNVPAAQTNSSPKLEVKRRTDSLRIVEEEDVKDDLSADIDSALAEVVSGLRSLEMQQRTDKRMSLPTIKHTPKHTPDLVLDLPTEGANVSPQDLSEPDSPTTTADTFAQSNQGTLKKANSMPRNISGHFLEAEQGGSTFMTSPLLGSFAGKKRGGSAREGSSKDPPFSPLMSASMTSSLTSSEMSSSMTSSMTSSISVPPVLPPSGFTGHKQPPPVAEKPKLPPKVKPPVMKKPTRSPEVQRRQAGPQPAPLDSK from the exons ATGTTCGGAGCCAGCTTAATGAACAGCTGAAATGTCTGGAAAGTCGGCTAGAGGTCCAGGTTGCCATGGTGACAGAACTACAGGACTTTTTCCGGAGGTTGTCAGAAGTGGAAACAGAATATgccaaaaatctggaaaaattAGTCAAAAACACAAAATTACGGCACCGGCAGGAAAAACAAAA ACGGGAACACTGGTCTTTATTTTCCACATTCACAACATGGCAGCAGGTTCTAGATATCACTAAGAAAGAATCTCGGGACCATCAAACCCTCAGCGATATTTATGGCAATCAGATGGTACAGCGCTTTAACTCAATCATTGACAACTCACAGAGGATTCACAGAAGT TGTCATGAGATTGGGATGGAGTGCCACGAAGACATCATGAAGACGTTGACAGAGTTACAAAAC gccATGAAAACTTACCACACGTATCAAACAGAGAGCAAGCAAGCAGAAAGTAAACTCCGGACAGTGGAGTGTCAGAAAAATAAACTGGAGCAGCAGCTGGCCGGCAAAAACATCAGTAGCAACAAGAAGTTAAAGTCCTGGATAAGGCAAACAGAGAAA AAGCAGAACAAATACTCCGAGAACAAGCTGAAAGCCCTGAAGTCGAGGAATGACTATTTACTGTGTATAGAGTCGGCCAACGCAGGGGTCAGCAAATATTTTGCTGATGACATCTCTGATCTCATTGAC tgcaTGGACTTTGGTTATCATAACTCTGTACGGTGCACGATGATGATGTACCAATCGTGTCATAAAAACATTAGTAAGACTCACCAAAACGCTATCGAGGTGATCCAGAAATGTGTGGGGGACCTGGACGCTCAGTCAGACAAGCAGCGATTCATAGAGCTCTACAATGCAGCCTTTATGCTACCGAAAAAATTCGATTTCCAGCCCTGCAAAGGAGACGAG GTCCAACAAATCAGCGCCCAGAAGCCAGTACAGGACGACATTCTCCAGAGGTACAAAGCCATTGGTGATCGCCTGGTTCAACTCCGGCTCGACAACGACGAGACATGGAAAACCATGGAGGCCACGGAGAAATCACTCAATGACATGATCACCGGCAGAAATTACGACGTGTCCAGCTTCTTTCTAGAGGAGAACCCACCACCGAAATCTCCACACGAGGCTGCCAAACAACGAAGCGAATGGTTGGAGATGGAGGGCTTTTATATTCAT AAATTCAGAAAATACACCCAGAGTTGTAACCAGATTTCTCGACTACAGGGAAAGTACAGCGTGATCCAAAGAGCCTTAGGGGACAACATTTCCACTTCAGg ACCGCCCTCGTTACCCCCAAAACCAAAAAAGAGGCGGATTGGTCGAAGTCAATTGGTTGGACAGCCCAAACTATTTGGGGGAAGCCTGGAGGAATactgtgat GCAACTGGGCAGGAAATTCCACTTGTTATTAAAAGTTGTGTACGGGCAATTAACTTATATG GCATGCATCATCAGGGGATTTTCCGAGTGTCCGGTGCTCAGGTAGAAATCAACGAATTCAGGGTGGAGTTCGAGAAAG GCGAAGATCCGCTCATTGACATGGATCCCAGTGACATTAATTCAGTGGCTGGGGTTCTCAAACTTTACTTCAGGGAGCTACGCGAGCCTTTGTTTCCTCTGCCTCTGTTTGACGAGTTGATATCAGGGAGTA ATGACGGACAGCGGGTGGAGAAGATTAAAGATCTGCTGTCGCCGTTACCGCGGTGTGTACTGGTGGTGATGCGGTATCTCTTCGCCTTCCTCAATCA TTTATCAGAGTATTCAGATGAGAACATGATGGACCCGTACAACCTGGCCATCTGTTTCGGTCCGACACTTCTTCCAATCCCATCAGACCGTGACCAAGTCTCGTACCAGGGAAACGTTCATGAGGTCATTAAAACTATCATCATCCATCATGAAGATATCTTCACGTTTGAGGGCGGCGAAGTCTACGAGAAGTGTATCGTCGATGACCCAGA tagaGAGAGTTACAATGATATAACGGACATAGAAGTCGATCCGAGTTCTGTCACTAGCGATGATGAAGATGATGATG ATGCTCAGATCTTTGAAGCTGTAGCGCTGTATGATTTTGAGGGAAGGACGGAGAGGGAGCTGTCGTTTAAAAAGCATGACACTCTGCTGGTGTACCACCGCGTGTCCAGTGACTGGTGGGAGGGGCTCTACCAGGGGAAGGAGGGACTCATCCCGGACCGCTACATCAACCTCAAACACCC TCCTGAGGAGAAGAGAAGTCAGCCCGACGAAGACGGAGTTAGCCGATCGTCGACCTTGAGCAAGGCCAGTGCATCAAAGCTCCCCACAATCCTCACTGAGCCCGACCAGCCCGAGAAGCCACCCCCACAGACCACGACAAACGACAGCAACCCAGAGAAGCCCTCCCCCCACATGACCCCCTCAGGGACCCCTCGGTCCTCGATGGCAGACACAGACTCCACTAGTGTTAATGTTCCCGCAGCACAGACCAATAGCTCCCCAAAACTGGAGGTGAAGAGAAGGACAGATTCCTTAAGAATTGTTGAGGAGGAAGATGTTAAGGATGATTTAAGTGCTGATATTGACAGTGCTCTGGCTGAGGTGGTGTCAGGACTCCGGTCACTGGAGATGCAACAGAGGACAGACAAGCGTATGAGTTTACCGACCATCAAACACACCCCCAAACACACTCCAGATCTGGTTCTAGATCTCCCTACAGAAGGTGCTAACGTGTCCCCTCAGGACCTAAGTGAGCCCGACAGCCCTACAACAACTGCTGATACATTCGCTCAGTCCAATCAAGGCACGCTGAAAAAAGCTAACTCCATGCCTAGGAATATATCCGGGCATTTCTTAGAGGCTGAACAAGGGGGGTCAACTTTTATGACCAGTCCACTCCTGGGATCATTTGCTGGGAAGAAAAGAGGAGGAAGTGCTAGGGAGGGCTCTAGTAAAGACCCCCCCTTTTCTCCCCTTATGTCAGCCTCTATGACATCATCACTGACCTCATCAGAAATGTCATCCTCAATGACCTCATCAATGACATCATCTATTTCTGTACCCCCAGTGCTTCCACCTAGTGGTTTTACGGGACATAAACAGCCACCTCCTGTTGCCGAGAAACCTAAACTTCCCCCTAAGGTCAAACCTCCTGTCATGAAGAAACCTACAAGGTCACCAGAGGTACAACGTCGACAGGCGGGACCACAGCCAGCCCCTCTTGATTCCAAGTAG
- the LOC125654841 gene encoding SLIT-ROBO Rho GTPase-activating protein 1-like isoform X15 has translation MSSEKKPKKEKEILLEFENQARDVRSQLNEQLKCLESRLEVQVAMVTELQDFFRRLSEVETEYAKNLEKLVKNTKLRHRQEKQKREHWSLFSTFTTWQQVLDITKKESRDHQTLSDIYGNQMVQRFNSIIDNSQRIHRSCHEIGMECHEDIMKTLTELQNAMKTYHTYQTESKQAESKLRTVECQKNKLEQQLAGKNISSNKKLKSWIRQTEKKQNKYSENKLKALKSRNDYLLCIESANAGVSKYFADDISDLIDCMDFGYHNSVRCTMMMYQSCHKNISKTHQNAIEVIQKCVGDLDAQSDKQRFIELYNAAFMLPKKFDFQPCKGDEVQQISAQKPVQDDILQRYKAIGDRLVQLRLDNDETWKTMEATEKSLNDMITGRNYDVSSFFLEENPPPKSPHEAAKQRSEWLEMEGFYIHKFRKYTQSCNQISRLQGKYSVIQRALGDNISTSGRPPSLPPKPKKRRIGRSQLVGQPKLFGGSLEEYCDATGQEIPLVIKSCVRAINLYGMHHQGIFRVSGAQVEINEFRVEFEKGEDPLIDMDPSDINSVAGVLKLYFRELREPLFPLPLFDELISGSKLDDGQRVEKIKDLLSPLPRCVLVVMRYLFAFLNHLSEYSDENMMDPYNLAICFGPTLLPIPSDRDQVSYQGNVHEVIKTIIIHHEDIFTFEGGEVYEKCIVDDPDRESYNDITDIEVDPSSVTSDDEDDDGSSLDAQIFEAVALYDFEGRTERELSFKKHDTLLVYHRVSSDWWEGLYQGKEGLIPDRYINLKHPPEEKRSQPDEDGVSRSSTLSKASASKLPTILTEPDQPEKPPPQTTTNDSNPEKPSPHMTPSGTPRSSMADTDSTSVNVPAAQTNSSPKLEVKRRTDSLRIVEEEDVKDDLSADIDSALAEVVSGLRSLEMQQRTDKRMSLPTIKHTPKHTPDLVLDLPTEGANVSPQDLSEPDSPTTTADTFAQSNQGTLKKANSMPRNISGHFLEAEQGGSTFMTSPLLGSFAGKKRGGSAREGSSKDPPFSPLMSASMTSSLTSSEMSSSMTSSMTSSISVPPVLPPSGFTGHKQPPPVAEKPKLPPKVKPPVMKKPTRSPEVQRRQAGPQPAPLDSK, from the exons ATGTTCGGAGCCAGCTTAATGAACAGCTGAAATGTCTGGAAAGTCGGCTAGAGGTCCAGGTTGCCATGGTGACAGAACTACAGGACTTTTTCCGGAGGTTGTCAGAAGTGGAAACAGAATATgccaaaaatctggaaaaattAGTCAAAAACACAAAATTACGGCACCGGCAGGAAAAACAAAA ACGGGAACACTGGTCTTTATTTTCCACATTCACAACATGGCAGCAGGTTCTAGATATCACTAAGAAAGAATCTCGGGACCATCAAACCCTCAGCGATATTTATGGCAATCAGATGGTACAGCGCTTTAACTCAATCATTGACAACTCACAGAGGATTCACAGAAGT TGTCATGAGATTGGGATGGAGTGCCACGAAGACATCATGAAGACGTTGACAGAGTTACAAAAC gccATGAAAACTTACCACACGTATCAAACAGAGAGCAAGCAAGCAGAAAGTAAACTCCGGACAGTGGAGTGTCAGAAAAATAAACTGGAGCAGCAGCTGGCCGGCAAAAACATCAGTAGCAACAAGAAGTTAAAGTCCTGGATAAGGCAAACAGAGAAA AAGCAGAACAAATACTCCGAGAACAAGCTGAAAGCCCTGAAGTCGAGGAATGACTATTTACTGTGTATAGAGTCGGCCAACGCAGGGGTCAGCAAATATTTTGCTGATGACATCTCTGATCTCATTGAC tgcaTGGACTTTGGTTATCATAACTCTGTACGGTGCACGATGATGATGTACCAATCGTGTCATAAAAACATTAGTAAGACTCACCAAAACGCTATCGAGGTGATCCAGAAATGTGTGGGGGACCTGGACGCTCAGTCAGACAAGCAGCGATTCATAGAGCTCTACAATGCAGCCTTTATGCTACCGAAAAAATTCGATTTCCAGCCCTGCAAAGGAGACGAG GTCCAACAAATCAGCGCCCAGAAGCCAGTACAGGACGACATTCTCCAGAGGTACAAAGCCATTGGTGATCGCCTGGTTCAACTCCGGCTCGACAACGACGAGACATGGAAAACCATGGAGGCCACGGAGAAATCACTCAATGACATGATCACCGGCAGAAATTACGACGTGTCCAGCTTCTTTCTAGAGGAGAACCCACCACCGAAATCTCCACACGAGGCTGCCAAACAACGAAGCGAATGGTTGGAGATGGAGGGCTTTTATATTCAT AAATTCAGAAAATACACCCAGAGTTGTAACCAGATTTCTCGACTACAGGGAAAGTACAGCGTGATCCAAAGAGCCTTAGGGGACAACATTTCCACTTCAGg CAGACCGCCCTCGTTACCCCCAAAACCAAAAAAGAGGCGGATTGGTCGAAGTCAATTGGTTGGACAGCCCAAACTATTTGGGGGAAGCCTGGAGGAATactgtgat GCAACTGGGCAGGAAATTCCACTTGTTATTAAAAGTTGTGTACGGGCAATTAACTTATATG GCATGCATCATCAGGGGATTTTCCGAGTGTCCGGTGCTCAGGTAGAAATCAACGAATTCAGGGTGGAGTTCGAGAAAG GCGAAGATCCGCTCATTGACATGGATCCCAGTGACATTAATTCAGTGGCTGGGGTTCTCAAACTTTACTTCAGGGAGCTACGCGAGCCTTTGTTTCCTCTGCCTCTGTTTGACGAGTTGATATCAGGGAGTA AATTAGATGACGGACAGCGGGTGGAGAAGATTAAAGATCTGCTGTCGCCGTTACCGCGGTGTGTACTGGTGGTGATGCGGTATCTCTTCGCCTTCCTCAATCA TTTATCAGAGTATTCAGATGAGAACATGATGGACCCGTACAACCTGGCCATCTGTTTCGGTCCGACACTTCTTCCAATCCCATCAGACCGTGACCAAGTCTCGTACCAGGGAAACGTTCATGAGGTCATTAAAACTATCATCATCCATCATGAAGATATCTTCACGTTTGAGGGCGGCGAAGTCTACGAGAAGTGTATCGTCGATGACCCAGA tagaGAGAGTTACAATGATATAACGGACATAGAAGTCGATCCGAGTTCTGTCACTAGCGATGATGAAGATGATGATG GGTCTTCGCTAG ATGCTCAGATCTTTGAAGCTGTAGCGCTGTATGATTTTGAGGGAAGGACGGAGAGGGAGCTGTCGTTTAAAAAGCATGACACTCTGCTGGTGTACCACCGCGTGTCCAGTGACTGGTGGGAGGGGCTCTACCAGGGGAAGGAGGGACTCATCCCGGACCGCTACATCAACCTCAAACACCC TCCTGAGGAGAAGAGAAGTCAGCCCGACGAAGACGGAGTTAGCCGATCGTCGACCTTGAGCAAGGCCAGTGCATCAAAGCTCCCCACAATCCTCACTGAGCCCGACCAGCCCGAGAAGCCACCCCCACAGACCACGACAAACGACAGCAACCCAGAGAAGCCCTCCCCCCACATGACCCCCTCAGGGACCCCTCGGTCCTCGATGGCAGACACAGACTCCACTAGTGTTAATGTTCCCGCAGCACAGACCAATAGCTCCCCAAAACTGGAGGTGAAGAGAAGGACAGATTCCTTAAGAATTGTTGAGGAGGAAGATGTTAAGGATGATTTAAGTGCTGATATTGACAGTGCTCTGGCTGAGGTGGTGTCAGGACTCCGGTCACTGGAGATGCAACAGAGGACAGACAAGCGTATGAGTTTACCGACCATCAAACACACCCCCAAACACACTCCAGATCTGGTTCTAGATCTCCCTACAGAAGGTGCTAACGTGTCCCCTCAGGACCTAAGTGAGCCCGACAGCCCTACAACAACTGCTGATACATTCGCTCAGTCCAATCAAGGCACGCTGAAAAAAGCTAACTCCATGCCTAGGAATATATCCGGGCATTTCTTAGAGGCTGAACAAGGGGGGTCAACTTTTATGACCAGTCCACTCCTGGGATCATTTGCTGGGAAGAAAAGAGGAGGAAGTGCTAGGGAGGGCTCTAGTAAAGACCCCCCCTTTTCTCCCCTTATGTCAGCCTCTATGACATCATCACTGACCTCATCAGAAATGTCATCCTCAATGACCTCATCAATGACATCATCTATTTCTGTACCCCCAGTGCTTCCACCTAGTGGTTTTACGGGACATAAACAGCCACCTCCTGTTGCCGAGAAACCTAAACTTCCCCCTAAGGTCAAACCTCCTGTCATGAAGAAACCTACAAGGTCACCAGAGGTACAACGTCGACAGGCGGGACCACAGCCAGCCCCTCTTGATTCCAAGTAG
- the LOC125654841 gene encoding SLIT-ROBO Rho GTPase-activating protein 1-like isoform X19 — MSSEKKPKKEKEILLEFENQARDVRSQLNEQLKCLESRLEVQVAMVTELQDFFRRLSEVETEYAKNLEKLVKNTKLRHRQEKQKREHWSLFSTFTTWQQVLDITKKESRDHQTLSDIYGNQMVQRFNSIIDNSQRIHRSCHEIGMECHEDIMKTLTELQNAMKTYHTYQTESKQAESKLRTVECQKNKLEQQLAGKNISSNKKLKSWIRQTEKKQNKYSENKLKALKSRNDYLLCIESANAGVSKYFADDISDLIDCMDFGYHNSVRCTMMMYQSCHKNISKTHQNAIEVIQKCVGDLDAQSDKQRFIELYNAAFMLPKKFDFQPCKGDEVQQISAQKPVQDDILQRYKAIGDRLVQLRLDNDETWKTMEATEKSLNDMITGRNYDVSSFFLEENPPPKSPHEAAKQRSEWLEMEGFYIHKFRKYTQSCNQISRLQGKYSVIQRALGDNISTSGRPPSLPPKPKKRRIGRSQLVGQPKLFGGSLEEYCDATGQEIPLVIKSCVRAINLYGMHHQGIFRVSGAQVEINEFRVEFEKGEDPLIDMDPSDINSVAGVLKLYFRELREPLFPLPLFDELISGSKLDDGQRVEKIKDLLSPLPRCVLVVMRYLFAFLNHLSEYSDENMMDPYNLAICFGPTLLPIPSDRDQVSYQGNVHEVIKTIIIHHEDIFTFEGGEVYEKCIVDDPDRESYNDITDIEVDPSSVTSDDEDDDDAQIFEAVALYDFEGRTERELSFKKHDTLLVYHRVSSDWWEGLYQGKEGLIPDRYINLKHPPEEKRSQPDEDGVSRSSTLSKASASKLPTILTEPDQPEKPPPQTTTNDSNPEKPSPHMTPSGTPRSSMADTDSTSVNVPAAQTNSSPKLEVKRRTDSLRIVEEEDVKDDLSADIDSALAEVVSGLRSLEMQQRTDKRMSLPTIKHTPKHTPDLVLDLPTEGANVSPQDLSEPDSPTTTADTFAQSNQGTLKKANSMPRNISGHFLEAEQGGSTFMTSPLLGSFAGKKRGGSAREGSSKDPPFSPLMSASMTSSLTSSEMSSSMTSSMTSSISVPPVLPPSGFTGHKQPPPVAEKPKLPPKVKPPVMKKPTRSPEVQRRQAGPQPAPLDSK, encoded by the exons ATGTTCGGAGCCAGCTTAATGAACAGCTGAAATGTCTGGAAAGTCGGCTAGAGGTCCAGGTTGCCATGGTGACAGAACTACAGGACTTTTTCCGGAGGTTGTCAGAAGTGGAAACAGAATATgccaaaaatctggaaaaattAGTCAAAAACACAAAATTACGGCACCGGCAGGAAAAACAAAA ACGGGAACACTGGTCTTTATTTTCCACATTCACAACATGGCAGCAGGTTCTAGATATCACTAAGAAAGAATCTCGGGACCATCAAACCCTCAGCGATATTTATGGCAATCAGATGGTACAGCGCTTTAACTCAATCATTGACAACTCACAGAGGATTCACAGAAGT TGTCATGAGATTGGGATGGAGTGCCACGAAGACATCATGAAGACGTTGACAGAGTTACAAAAC gccATGAAAACTTACCACACGTATCAAACAGAGAGCAAGCAAGCAGAAAGTAAACTCCGGACAGTGGAGTGTCAGAAAAATAAACTGGAGCAGCAGCTGGCCGGCAAAAACATCAGTAGCAACAAGAAGTTAAAGTCCTGGATAAGGCAAACAGAGAAA AAGCAGAACAAATACTCCGAGAACAAGCTGAAAGCCCTGAAGTCGAGGAATGACTATTTACTGTGTATAGAGTCGGCCAACGCAGGGGTCAGCAAATATTTTGCTGATGACATCTCTGATCTCATTGAC tgcaTGGACTTTGGTTATCATAACTCTGTACGGTGCACGATGATGATGTACCAATCGTGTCATAAAAACATTAGTAAGACTCACCAAAACGCTATCGAGGTGATCCAGAAATGTGTGGGGGACCTGGACGCTCAGTCAGACAAGCAGCGATTCATAGAGCTCTACAATGCAGCCTTTATGCTACCGAAAAAATTCGATTTCCAGCCCTGCAAAGGAGACGAG GTCCAACAAATCAGCGCCCAGAAGCCAGTACAGGACGACATTCTCCAGAGGTACAAAGCCATTGGTGATCGCCTGGTTCAACTCCGGCTCGACAACGACGAGACATGGAAAACCATGGAGGCCACGGAGAAATCACTCAATGACATGATCACCGGCAGAAATTACGACGTGTCCAGCTTCTTTCTAGAGGAGAACCCACCACCGAAATCTCCACACGAGGCTGCCAAACAACGAAGCGAATGGTTGGAGATGGAGGGCTTTTATATTCAT AAATTCAGAAAATACACCCAGAGTTGTAACCAGATTTCTCGACTACAGGGAAAGTACAGCGTGATCCAAAGAGCCTTAGGGGACAACATTTCCACTTCAGg CAGACCGCCCTCGTTACCCCCAAAACCAAAAAAGAGGCGGATTGGTCGAAGTCAATTGGTTGGACAGCCCAAACTATTTGGGGGAAGCCTGGAGGAATactgtgat GCAACTGGGCAGGAAATTCCACTTGTTATTAAAAGTTGTGTACGGGCAATTAACTTATATG GCATGCATCATCAGGGGATTTTCCGAGTGTCCGGTGCTCAGGTAGAAATCAACGAATTCAGGGTGGAGTTCGAGAAAG GCGAAGATCCGCTCATTGACATGGATCCCAGTGACATTAATTCAGTGGCTGGGGTTCTCAAACTTTACTTCAGGGAGCTACGCGAGCCTTTGTTTCCTCTGCCTCTGTTTGACGAGTTGATATCAGGGAGTA AATTAGATGACGGACAGCGGGTGGAGAAGATTAAAGATCTGCTGTCGCCGTTACCGCGGTGTGTACTGGTGGTGATGCGGTATCTCTTCGCCTTCCTCAATCA TTTATCAGAGTATTCAGATGAGAACATGATGGACCCGTACAACCTGGCCATCTGTTTCGGTCCGACACTTCTTCCAATCCCATCAGACCGTGACCAAGTCTCGTACCAGGGAAACGTTCATGAGGTCATTAAAACTATCATCATCCATCATGAAGATATCTTCACGTTTGAGGGCGGCGAAGTCTACGAGAAGTGTATCGTCGATGACCCAGA tagaGAGAGTTACAATGATATAACGGACATAGAAGTCGATCCGAGTTCTGTCACTAGCGATGATGAAGATGATGATG ATGCTCAGATCTTTGAAGCTGTAGCGCTGTATGATTTTGAGGGAAGGACGGAGAGGGAGCTGTCGTTTAAAAAGCATGACACTCTGCTGGTGTACCACCGCGTGTCCAGTGACTGGTGGGAGGGGCTCTACCAGGGGAAGGAGGGACTCATCCCGGACCGCTACATCAACCTCAAACACCC TCCTGAGGAGAAGAGAAGTCAGCCCGACGAAGACGGAGTTAGCCGATCGTCGACCTTGAGCAAGGCCAGTGCATCAAAGCTCCCCACAATCCTCACTGAGCCCGACCAGCCCGAGAAGCCACCCCCACAGACCACGACAAACGACAGCAACCCAGAGAAGCCCTCCCCCCACATGACCCCCTCAGGGACCCCTCGGTCCTCGATGGCAGACACAGACTCCACTAGTGTTAATGTTCCCGCAGCACAGACCAATAGCTCCCCAAAACTGGAGGTGAAGAGAAGGACAGATTCCTTAAGAATTGTTGAGGAGGAAGATGTTAAGGATGATTTAAGTGCTGATATTGACAGTGCTCTGGCTGAGGTGGTGTCAGGACTCCGGTCACTGGAGATGCAACAGAGGACAGACAAGCGTATGAGTTTACCGACCATCAAACACACCCCCAAACACACTCCAGATCTGGTTCTAGATCTCCCTACAGAAGGTGCTAACGTGTCCCCTCAGGACCTAAGTGAGCCCGACAGCCCTACAACAACTGCTGATACATTCGCTCAGTCCAATCAAGGCACGCTGAAAAAAGCTAACTCCATGCCTAGGAATATATCCGGGCATTTCTTAGAGGCTGAACAAGGGGGGTCAACTTTTATGACCAGTCCACTCCTGGGATCATTTGCTGGGAAGAAAAGAGGAGGAAGTGCTAGGGAGGGCTCTAGTAAAGACCCCCCCTTTTCTCCCCTTATGTCAGCCTCTATGACATCATCACTGACCTCATCAGAAATGTCATCCTCAATGACCTCATCAATGACATCATCTATTTCTGTACCCCCAGTGCTTCCACCTAGTGGTTTTACGGGACATAAACAGCCACCTCCTGTTGCCGAGAAACCTAAACTTCCCCCTAAGGTCAAACCTCCTGTCATGAAGAAACCTACAAGGTCACCAGAGGTACAACGTCGACAGGCGGGACCACAGCCAGCCCCTCTTGATTCCAAGTAG